In a genomic window of Streptococcus oralis:
- a CDS encoding dimethyladenosine transferase has protein sequence MANRSYIYLKNGKDVRILTEGVYTIPYFWQLFWDEKDVRMPNILWKKFNILLPIEKFQKKATQNRSFLEQNAPQTLQLYDDFVRYILANVKAGDMLGFDVLEVADMDGLTTASRKLIKNIRAIQENQPQELDFSLTEKNVIWSAMGFPDYYASKLLPEDNILDSVAYQDELKKMQGPKDKQEQEQEDNQEQDQEEKQAQGQEENQKQDQEENQEQRQEDEQAPRKEDEQVQGQENKQAPRKEDEQVLDETGAESKDDEYHIPLRFWFLLVLVIVWVYRLFLANK, from the coding sequence ATGGCAAATAGAAGCTATATTTATTTAAAAAACGGGAAAGATGTACGTATTTTAACGGAGGGAGTTTACACCATTCCTTATTTTTGGCAATTATTTTGGGATGAAAAAGATGTGCGAATGCCTAATATTCTATGGAAAAAATTTAATATCTTACTTCCTATTGAAAAATTCCAGAAAAAGGCCACCCAAAATCGCTCTTTTTTAGAACAGAACGCTCCTCAGACCTTGCAACTATATGATGATTTTGTTCGCTATATTCTTGCAAATGTCAAAGCAGGTGACATGCTAGGATTTGATGTTTTAGAAGTTGCTGATATGGATGGATTGACTACAGCTTCGCGTAAGCTTATAAAAAATATCCGAGCCATTCAGGAAAATCAACCCCAAGAATTGGATTTTTCTTTAACAGAAAAGAACGTAATTTGGTCTGCTATGGGATTTCCTGATTATTATGCCTCAAAATTATTGCCAGAAGATAATATTCTAGACTCGGTTGCATACCAAGATGAGTTGAAGAAAATGCAAGGCCCAAAAGATAAGCAAGAACAAGAGCAAGAAGATAATCAGGAACAAGACCAAGAAGAAAAACAAGCACAAGGTCAAGAAGAGAATCAAAAACAAGATCAAGAAGAGAACCAAGAACAACGTCAAGAAGACGAGCAAGCACCACGTAAAGAAGATGAGCAAGTGCAAGGCCAAGAAAATAAGCAAGCACCACGTAAAGAAGATGAGCAAGTGCTTGATGAGACTGGTGCCGAATCTAAAGATGACGAGTACCATATTCCTTTGAGATTTTGGTTTCTCTTGGTGTTGGTAATTGTTTGGGTTTATAGATTGTTTTTAGCTAACAAATAG
- the rsmA gene encoding 16S rRNA (adenine(1518)-N(6)/adenine(1519)-N(6))-dimethyltransferase RsmA, which produces MRIADYSVTKAVLERHGFTFKKSFGQNFLTDTNILQKIVDTAEIDDQVNVIEIGPGIGALTEFLAERAAQVMAFEIDHRLVPILADTLRDFDNVTVVNEDILKVDLAQHIQNFKNPDLPIKVVANLPYYITTPILMHLIESGIPFSEFVVMMQKEVADRISAQPNTKAYGSLSIAVQYYMTAKVAFIVPRTVFVPAPNVDSAILKMVRRPEPAVAVKDENFFFKVSKASFTHRRKTLWNNLTGYFGKTDEIKDKLTKALDQAGLSPSVRGEALSLAEFASLADALKGQGL; this is translated from the coding sequence ATGAGAATTGCAGATTATAGCGTGACTAAGGCAGTGCTGGAGCGTCACGGTTTTACCTTTAAAAAGTCCTTCGGGCAAAATTTCCTGACGGATACCAATATTCTTCAAAAGATCGTGGATACGGCTGAAATTGATGATCAGGTTAATGTCATCGAAATCGGGCCAGGGATTGGTGCCTTGACAGAATTTTTGGCTGAGCGTGCAGCTCAAGTCATGGCATTTGAGATTGACCACCGTTTGGTACCGATTTTGGCAGATACCCTGCGTGATTTTGACAATGTTACCGTAGTCAACGAGGACATTCTCAAGGTCGACCTGGCGCAACATATCCAGAATTTCAAAAATCCAGACCTACCAATCAAGGTAGTAGCTAACTTGCCTTACTACATTACGACTCCTATTCTCATGCACTTGATTGAGAGTGGCATTCCTTTTAGTGAGTTTGTGGTCATGATGCAAAAAGAAGTGGCGGACCGTATCTCAGCACAGCCAAATACTAAGGCTTATGGTAGTTTGTCGATTGCGGTGCAGTATTACATGACAGCTAAGGTTGCCTTCATCGTGCCTCGTACGGTCTTTGTGCCAGCCCCAAACGTGGACTCAGCCATTTTAAAAATGGTGCGCCGTCCAGAGCCGGCTGTAGCAGTGAAAGATGAGAACTTCTTTTTTAAGGTTTCCAAGGCTAGCTTCACTCATCGTCGCAAGACATTGTGGAACAACTTAACAGGCTACTTTGGCAAGACTGATGAAATCAAGGACAAACTGACCAAGGCTTTGGATCAGGCAGGCTTGTCTCCATCTGTGCGTGGTGAAGCTCTCAGCTTGGCAGAATTTGCTAGTCTGGCAGATGCGCTTAAAGGACAAGGACTCTAA
- the rsgA gene encoding ribosome small subunit-dependent GTPase A has translation MQGQIIKALAGFYYVESDGQVYQTRARGNFRKKGHTPYVGDWVDFSAEENSEGYILKIYERENSLVRPPIVNIDQAVVIMSVKEPDFNSNLLDRFLVLLEHKGIHPIVYISKMDLLEDRGELDFYQQTYGAIGYDFVTSKEELLPLLTGKVTVFMGQTGVGKSTLLNKIAPDLNLETGEISDSLGRGRHTTRAVSFYNLNGGKIADTPGFSSLDYEVSTAEDLNQAFPEIASVNRDCKFRTCTHTHEPSCAVKPAVEEGIIATFRFDNYLQFLSEIENRRETYKKVSKKIPK, from the coding sequence ATGCAGGGACAAATTATTAAAGCCTTGGCGGGCTTCTATTATGTGGAGAGTGATGGCCAAGTCTATCAGACACGCGCGCGTGGAAATTTCCGCAAAAAAGGTCATACGCCTTATGTTGGGGATTGGGTAGATTTTTCTGCAGAGGAAAATTCCGAAGGTTATATCCTCAAGATTTACGAACGGGAAAATAGTCTGGTCCGTCCGCCTATTGTCAATATTGACCAAGCTGTGGTGATCATGTCCGTCAAGGAACCAGACTTCAACAGCAACTTGCTGGATCGGTTCTTGGTTCTTCTGGAACACAAGGGCATCCATCCTATCGTTTATATTTCTAAAATGGACTTGCTGGAAGATAGAGGAGAACTGGATTTTTATCAGCAGACTTACGGTGCCATTGGTTATGACTTTGTGACCAGTAAGGAGGAACTCCTGCCCCTGTTGACAGGGAAAGTGACGGTCTTTATGGGGCAGACTGGTGTTGGAAAATCAACCCTCCTCAATAAAATCGCACCAGATCTCAATCTTGAAACAGGAGAGATCTCAGACAGTCTAGGTCGTGGTCGCCATACCACTCGAGCTGTTAGTTTTTACAACCTCAATGGGGGTAAAATTGCGGACACACCAGGCTTTTCATCACTGGATTATGAAGTGTCAACGGCTGAAGACCTCAATCAGGCCTTTCCAGAGATTGCCAGTGTCAATCGAGACTGCAAGTTCCGTACTTGTACCCATACCCATGAGCCGTCCTGTGCGGTTAAGCCGGCTGTCGAAGAAGGAATCATTGCAACCTTCCGTTTTGACAATTATCTGCAATTCCTCAGTGAAATTGAAAATCGCAGAGAAACCTATAAAAAAGTCAGCAAAAAAATTCCAAAATAA
- the rpe gene encoding ribulose-phosphate 3-epimerase, whose product MSQYKIAPSILAADYANFEREIKRLEATGAEYAHIDIMDGHFVPQISFGAGVVEALRPHSKMVFDCHLMVANPEHHLEDFARAGADIISIHVEATPHIHGALQKIRSLGVKPSVVINPGTPVEAIKHILHLVDQVLVMTVNPGFGGQAFLPETMDKIRELVALREENGLNFEIEVDGGIDDQTISQAKEAGATVFVAGSYVFKGDVNERVQTLRKQLD is encoded by the coding sequence ATGTCTCAATACAAGATTGCTCCGTCAATTCTGGCAGCAGATTATGCCAACTTTGAACGAGAAATTAAACGCCTAGAAGCAACTGGGGCTGAATATGCCCATATCGATATCATGGATGGTCACTTTGTACCGCAAATCAGTTTTGGTGCAGGTGTGGTTGAAGCTCTTCGCCCTCATAGCAAGATGGTCTTTGACTGCCACTTGATGGTAGCTAATCCTGAGCACCATTTAGAAGACTTTGCGCGTGCAGGTGCAGATATCATCAGCATTCATGTCGAGGCGACACCTCATATCCATGGCGCTCTTCAAAAGATTCGTTCTTTGGGAGTGAAACCTTCTGTTGTCATTAACCCTGGTACGCCGGTTGAAGCTATCAAACACATACTTCACCTAGTTGACCAAGTTTTAGTCATGACGGTTAACCCTGGCTTCGGCGGGCAAGCCTTTCTACCTGAAACCATGGATAAGATTCGTGAGTTGGTTGCCCTTCGTGAGGAAAACGGCTTGAACTTTGAGATCGAAGTCGATGGTGGGATTGATGATCAAACCATTTCTCAAGCTAAAGAAGCTGGTGCGACCGTTTTTGTAGCAGGTTCCTATGTCTTTAAGGGAGATGTCAATGAGCGAGTACAAACTCTCAGAAAACAACTGGACTAG